The Chitinophagaceae bacterium genome window below encodes:
- a CDS encoding DUF805 domain-containing protein has translation MIDWWKKVVLKNYANFQGRARRSEYWYFVLCNLLVIIPLYVIAIVGTANESTVISTLGFGLYGIYALGTIVPGLAVTVRRLHDTNRSGWYYFIGLIPLVGGILLLVWMFTEGDRFQNNYGDDPKNPGIPELEFTGQ, from the coding sequence ATGATCGATTGGTGGAAAAAAGTTGTTCTCAAAAACTACGCTAATTTTCAGGGCCGTGCAAGAAGGTCTGAATATTGGTATTTCGTGCTCTGTAATTTATTAGTTATTATCCCGCTTTATGTTATTGCAATTGTTGGTACGGCAAATGAATCAACAGTTATTTCAACTCTTGGGTTTGGTCTTTATGGAATTTATGCTTTAGGAACGATTGTTCCAGGCCTTGCCGTAACAGTAAGACGTTTGCATGATACCAACAGAAGCGGCTGGTATTATTTTATTGGTTTAATCCCTCTTGTAGGCGGTATTCTTCTCCTAGTGTGGATGTTTACAGAAGGAGACCGCTTTCAAAATAATTATGGTGATGATCCAAAGAATCCGGGTATTCCCGAATTGGAGTTTACAGGACAATAA